The following coding sequences lie in one Eremothecium sinecaudum strain ATCC 58844 chromosome IV, complete sequence genomic window:
- the VTS1 gene encoding Vts1p (Syntenic homolog of Ashbya gossypii ADR394W; Syntenic homolog of Saccharomyces cerevisiae YOR359W (VTS1)), whose protein sequence is MPNYNNGIASSLPTRAQSPINMPRGAHPGAVLLSPNRGPLSSMSTGPGSGASGTTQSSQHSFSLRDMLDQQQAESSGGVGLISPLVQAQGASICGKTTFLESFGSRPSSAVGMHPPQPAQGQPALKMNNNIMVNFTNDVNQLCTWMAMLTPAQQNTVMDNLLSSLTEDVLQHTKLKLDSMTNSGYLSPSLRPIASPVPSRVAEGSSGLSAPNGIQLPGAQTLDSVLTDTPTGMLSNSAGAGSGGNVNAAGGGSSSSSSGVANMYRRWSPNPQISSVTQPMYDYLSEITRPRSADVGRLRSGYQPQSHHQNGQYQNGHHHNSSLSHVHHDSGNGSLFNSDSSVNNQNGSVYNGVKHTSPQSPTSSLAMSDSVSSIFSEPQGSTQQSALGSLALGSAASATASASAANASASNSASISTSSNSSNMNPKSLCDPKMLKNIPAWLKSLRLHKYSGSLDGMTWQELIELDDVVLEEIGVSALGARRKLLKAFAIVKDCKERGLINESAFSVKVRSKSDS, encoded by the coding sequence ATGCCTAATTATAATAACGGTATTGCCTCATCATTGCCCACACGTGCACAGTCTCCTATTAATATGCCAAGAGGAGCTCATCCAGGAGCTGTTTTATTGTCTCCAAACCGTGGGCCTCTGTCGTCGATGTCCACAGGTCCAGGAAGTGGCGCGAGTGGGACGACGCAGTCGTCCCAACACTCCTTCAGCTTGAGAGATATGTTAGATCAGCAGCAGGCCGAATCATCTGGGGGAGTTGGTTTGATATCGCCGCTTGTGCAGGCGCAGGGTGCCTCTATTTGTGGAAAGACCACTTTTCTGGAATCTTTTGGATCGCGGCCATCTAGCGCGGTTGGAATGCATCCTCCACAGCCGGCGCAGGGCCAGCCGGCACTGAAGATGAATAACAACATCATGGTGAACTTCACCAATGATGTGAACCAACTATGCACGTGGATGGCCATGCTGACACCTGCACAGCAGAACACCGTCATGGATAACTTGCTTTCTTCGCTAACTGAAGACGTTTTGCAGCATACAAAGCTGAAGCTTGACAGTATGACGAACAGTGGATACCTCTCACCATCGCTACGGCCAATTGCATCGCCGGTTCCCAGCCGTGTGGCTGAGGGCAGTTCTGGTCTCAGCGCTCCGAATGGCATACAGCTTCCAGGAGCGCAGACTTTGGACTCGGTCCTCACAGACACACCTACCGGGATGCTAAGTAATTCGGCTGGAGCTGGCAGCGGTGGCAACGTAAATGCCGCCGGCGGCGGAAGCAGCAGCAGTAGCAGTGGAGTCGCGAACATGTATAGAAGATGGTCTCCCAACCCACAAATCTCGTCTGTGACGCAGCCAATGTACGACTATTTGAGCGAGATCACGCGGCCCAGATCTGCAGATGTTGGTCGCTTGCGTTCTGGATATCAACCACAATCGCATCATCAAAATGGACAGTATCAAAATGGTCACCATCATAATTCCAGTCTCAGTCATGTGCATCATGATAGCGGGAATGGAAGCCTGTTCAATAGTGATAGTAGTGTGAACAACCAGAATGGAAGCGTTTACAATGGCGTTAAACACACCAGTCCACAGTCTCCTACATCTTCCCTGGCTATGAGTGACAGCGTTAGCTCGATATTTTCAGAGCCACAAGGTTCTACTCAGCAGAGTGCCTTAGGTAGTTTAGCATTGGGCTCCGCTGCGAGCGCTACTGCATCGGCATCCGCTGCGAATGCTTCAGCATCCAATTCTGCCTCAATATCTACGTCCAGTAACAGCTCCAATATGAATCCGAAGTCGTTATGCGACCCTAAGATGCTGAAGAACATACCAGCCTGGCTCAAGTCCCTGAGATTGCACAAATACTCTGGATCATTGGACGGTATGACTTGGCAGGAGTTGATCGAATTAGACGATGTTGTGCTGGAAGAAATAGGCGTGAGCGCCTTGGGAGCTAGACGGAAGTTGTTGAAAGCATTTGCAATCGTCAAAGACTGCAAGGAGCGTGGTTTAATTAATGAGAGCGCTTTTTCTGTTAAGGTACGAAGTAAAAGCGATTCGTGA
- the PDE2 gene encoding 3',5'-cyclic-nucleotide phosphodiesterase PDE2 (Syntenic homolog of Ashbya gossypii ADR395C; Syntenic homolog of Saccharomyces cerevisiae YOR360C (PDE2)), translated as MMHIFFVNCAKKEVPSGLECCVGHFKVLRDLLQEVLEKRLNNKEDFEQEISIVVYDDNEQELSLPETQTLLKIFLPCLNIKVSNVDDWQTTLQLALKCQQRIAVDKVTSSEYWMYSKHVDCHSGVTPCSLNMYSMTQHLARLNDAQEDQNNGVLVRFLNGVNIKGIMEVPKSTNYYWSQLNTWDFSAHSLNTLELIACARLIITKLCLASNTPCLSEDELNVFLIHLECAYHQVNKFHNFRHALDVMQATYKLCDLLKLDPGHSLALCISAVGHDVGHPGTNNDLFSSFGSPISKQYADNSVLENFHTDIFTGILRQHWPQYTTSLNLKNIKEAIISTDMALHNRYLKQLSLSGTEKLRNNIPLLTSLIIKAADISNVSRPLLVSAQWAVLLAYELNDCILLEKKLKGQSVDVKQSKLGRDVDLPDSVEDIVARFPRLPKDQLFFIDTFVLDLFAGLADKFKEVRFIHENIQSNRDFWLQQ; from the coding sequence ATGATGCATATCTTTTTTGTGAATTGCGCCAAGAAGGAAGTTCCCAGTGGGCTAGAATGTTGTGTTGGGCACTTTAAAGTGCTGCGTGATCTGCTTCAAGAAGTGCTTGAAAAACGATTGAATAATAAAGAGGATTTTGAACAGGAGATTTCTATTGTGGTATATGATGATAATGAGCAGGAGCTGTCTCTGCCTGAGACGCAGACGCTCCTGAAGATTTTTTTGCCCTGTTTAAACATTAAAGTATCAAATGTAGACGATTGGCAAACGACATTGCAACTGGCATTAAAGTGTCAACAACGAATAGCTGTCGACAAGGTGACTAGCAGCGAGTATTGGATGTATTCTAAGCATGTTGATTGCCATTCCGGGGTCACACCATGTTCGCTGAATATGTATTCGATGACACAGCATCTGGCACGTTTAAACGATGCGCAGGAAGACCAGAACAATGGTGTTCTGGTGCGGTTTTTAAACGGTGTTAATATAAAGGGCATTATGGAAGTACCAAAAAGTACGAATTATTATTGGTCGCAGCTGAATACATGGGACTTCAGCGCGCACTCCCTTAATACGCTTGAACTGATAGCATGTGCCAGACTTATTATTACTAAACTATGCCTTGCATCCAATACCCCATGTTTAAGTGAAGATGAGCTGAACGTATTCCTAATTCACCTAGAATGCGCATACCACCAAGTGAATAAATTCCATAATTTTAGGCATGCTTTGGATGTTATGCAGGCGACCTATAAGTTATGTGATCTCCTAAAATTAGATCCTGGGCATTCCCTGGCACTCTGTATATCTGCAGTCGGTCATGACGTGGGGCATCCCGGAACCAACAATGACTTATTCTCTTCATTCGGATCACCAATTTCCAAACAATATGCGGACAACTCTGTCCTGGAAAACTTCCATACCGATATTTTCACTGGCATTTTAAGGCAGCACTGGCCGCAATATACTACGTCGCTAAACTTAAAGAACATAAAAGAGGCCATTATTTCAACTGATATGGCATTGCATAACCGTTACCTAAAGCAACTTAGTCTTTCTGGTACCGAAAAACTGAGAAATAATATACCCTTACTCACATCTCTCATTATCAAGGCCGCAGATATTTCAAACGTTTCACGCCCACTATTAGTTTCTGCGCAATGGGCTGTTCTACTAGCATACGAGTTGAACGACTGCATACTTCTGgaaaagaagttaaaaGGGCAGTCAGTGGATGTAAAGCAGAGCAAACTGGGACGCGATGTCGATTTACCAGACTCAGTAGAAGATATTGTAGCTCGGTTTCCTCGTCTACCAAAGGACCAGCTTTTCTTCATTGATACTTTTGTACTGGATTTATTCGCAGGACTTGCAGATAAATTTAAAGAGGTAAGGTTTATTCATGAGAACATCCAATCCAATAGGGATTTCTGGCTACAGCAGTGA
- the GCV3 gene encoding glycine decarboxylase subunit H (Syntenic homolog of Ashbya gossypii ADR396W; Syntenic homolog of Saccharomyces cerevisiae YAL044C (GCV3), start codon based on homology to Saccharomyces cerevisiae) gives MLLGLVSRPLFRSAGRLAFTGIRLQSNLSINALNKQQLPFRYIGTEPLAVKYTNQHEWIAAHEDGTAFVGITKYAADALGDVTYVELPTIETQLEEGDNLGSVESVKSASELYTPASGTVVEVNDKLDSLPQLINEDPMGAGWLCRIKLDDTVDIKKKPELMTLNEYEEFLQQDN, from the coding sequence ATGTTGCTTGGGTTGGTGTCTAGACCATTGTTTAGGTCTGCTGGAAGATTGGCGTTTACAGGAATTCGCTTACAGTCGAACTTAAGCATTAATGCTTTGAATAAACAGCAGCTACCTTTCAGGTATATTGGAACTGAACCCCTAGCTGTAAAATATACGAATCAACATGAATGGATAGCTGCTCATGAAGACGGTACAGCATTTGTAGGTATCACTAAGTATGCAGCAGATGCTTTAGGTGACGTGACTTATGTTGAACTTCCTACTATTGAAACTCAATTAGAAGAAGGTGATAACTTGGGATCGGTGGAATCTGTTAAATCTGCATCGGAATTATACACACCAGCATCAGGTACTGTTGTTGAAGTAAATGACAAGTTAGACTCTTTGCCACAGCTAATCAACGAAGATCCTATGGGTGCTGGGTGGCTATGTCGGATTAAACTTGACGACACTGTTGACATCAAGAAAAAGCCAGAGTTAATGACGTTGAACGAATATGAGGAGTTTCTACAACAAGACAACTGA
- the BOL1 gene encoding Bol1p (Syntenic homolog of Ashbya gossypii ADR397C; Syntenic homolog of Saccharomyces cerevisiae YAL044W-A) codes for MFSIPLKRMSSLASANSSASGPIANLITSKIKERFPDSTHFKLFNDSHKHAHHAGIAGSSNKTESHFRLELVSDEFKGMPLVKRHRLVYSLLDEIISNHGVHALQLTTRTTSEQSKKDSLP; via the coding sequence ATGTTCTCAATTCCGCTGAAGAGAATGTCATCGTTAGCCTCCGCAAACAGCAGTGCTAGTGGTCCTATAGCAAACCTCATAACTAGTAAGATAAAAGAGAGGTTCCCAGACTCTACGCACTTCAAGCTATTTAATGACTCGCATAAGCATGCTCACCATGCTGGTATTGCAGGTTCTTCAAACAAAACCGAGTCCCACTTTAGGTTAGAGCTAGTTAGTGATGAATTCAAGGGTATGCCACTTGTAAAACGCCACAGGCTCGTTTATAGCCTACTTGACGAAATAATTTCCAACCACGGCGTACACGCCCTACAGCTCACTACAAGAACAACTTCTGAACAGTCCAAAAAGGATTCATTACCTTAG
- the BOL3 gene encoding Bol3p (Syntenic homolog of Ashbya gossypii ADR398W; Syntenic homolog of Saccharomyces cerevisiae YAL046C (AIM1)), which translates to MRIKQKTLPELLPMLSIRGLARTPTSFKRFFASTPEETFIYGKLRDALQPSALKVTDISGGCGSMFAIDVTSSRFKGLTTVKQHRLVNEVLKEDIKKWHGLQLNTKAE; encoded by the coding sequence ATGCGAATCAAGCAGAAGACATTACCAGAACTACTACCCATGTTGTCAATACGAGGCCTTGCGCGCACTCCAACAAGCTTTAAGCGTTTTTTTGCATCTACACCAGAAGAGACGTTTATATATGGTAAACTTCGTGATGCTCTTCAGCCATCCGCATTGAAAGTTACTGATATTAGCGGCGGGTGTGGTTCTATGTTCGCCATTGATGTTACTAGCAGTCGTTTCAAAGGGCTTACAACTGTTAAGCAGCATAGGCTAGTGAACGAGGTGCTTAAAGAAGATATAAAGAAGTGGCATGGCCTGCAGCTGAATACCAAAGCTGAATAA
- the PRT1 gene encoding translation initiation factor eIF3 core subunit b (Syntenic homolog of Ashbya gossypii ADR399C; Syntenic homolog of Saccharomyces cerevisiae YOR361C (PRT1)), producing MAEVMEDIKLEDIPVDDIDFSDLEAQYRVEGSLSFDMFAVVDGAPIAPESKVPALHKVLSKLFSQAGEIKDMDIPVENGKTKGHLFIEFDSAESTRRAIKLFNGKKLDVKHRLFVNSLNDMEKYCSPDFSVGFKEPNLPPYEPTGYLRSWLQDPQGRDQFVLQKGEKTAIYWYRNHMQPEAVVEPRKNWSNSIVKFSPHGSYLFSFHDQGIASWGGPQFSRLKRFFHPNVKAISISPTEKYLVTFSPEPLDLPGEPNEDCPFGPESQGHQLCIWDISTGVCVKTFALPPQQELQWPMVKWSFDDKYCARMGPNAIAVYETEKSFQLLNGKVMKIEGLQDFSFAPKGVKLASNSPNTLSTVMAYWTPETNNQSCKAVIMEMPHKRILRTVNLVQVTGVSFHWQNESEYLCVQVDRHTKSRKTIFTNLEICKLTEREIPFEKVELKDRCMRFAWEPSNDRFVTISKSENVNDNPAIAKNVVSFYAPEKKADKGIIISKGISDMKKWKLVKAIEGKFSNEITWSPAGRFVCVAAIGKMGSRNENLDFYDLDFPSEKIINSATDVAATLRDVAHVNYANATDFQWDSSGRFISFWSSAWKHKAENGYRVFNLCGNLIREELITEFNNFFWRPRPECTLTNAEKKKVRKNLKEWASHFEEQDAMEADSATRELILTRRTWLEEWSKYRSETSDRIKSEGASTFDVWSLNANEKDFETIEEIKESIVEESVEEVTSFD from the coding sequence ATGGCCGAAGTTATGGAGGACATTAAGTTGGAAGATATTCCAGTCGATGATATTGACTTTTCCGATTTGGAAGCTCAGTACAGAGTTGAGGGATCGTTGAGTTTTGACATGTTCGCGGTTGTTGATGGTGCTCCAATTGCTCCAGAGTCGAAGGTTCCTGCTTTACATAAGGTTTTGAGTAAATTGTTTTCTCAAGCCGGTGAAATTAAGGACATGGATATTCCTGTTGAGAATGGAAAGACCAAGGGTCACTTGTTTATTGAATTCGACAGCGCAGAGTCTACAAGAAGGGCAATCAAGTTGTTCAATGGTAAGAAGTTGGATGTTAAGCATAGATTATTTGTTAACAGTTTGAATGACATGGAGAAGTACTGCTCTCCTGATTTTTCTGTTGGGTTTAAGGAGCCAAACTTGCCTCCATACGAGCCAACTGGCTATTTGAGGTCTTGGCTACAGGATCCTCAAGGAAGAGACCAATTTGTATTGCAGAAGGGTGAAAAGACAGCTATCTACTGGTACAGAAACCACATGCAACCGGAAGCTGTTGTTGAGCCAAGAAAGAACTGGTCGAATTCCATTGTCAAGTTTTCACCACACGGTTCATACTTGTTCTCTTTCCACGACCAGGGTATTGCATCTTGGGGCGGGCCTCAATTCAGTAGGCTCAAGAGGTTTTTCCATCCAAACGTGAAGGCAATCTCTATTTCTCCTACTGAGAAGTACCTTGTTACTTTCTCTCCAGAGCCATTGGACTTACCAGGCGAGCCCAACGAGGACTGCCCGTTCGGACCTGAATCTCAAGGCCATCAGCTTTGTATCTGGGATATTTCTACCGGTGTGTGTGTGAAGACCTTTGCTCTTCCTCCACAACAGGAACTACAATGGCCAATGGTGAAATGGTCTTTCGATGACAAGTACTGTGCTCGTATGGGTCCAAATGCTATTGCTGTGTATGAGACTGAGAAGAGCTTCCAGCTTCTAAACGGTAAGGTCATGAAGATTGAGGGTCTACAAGACTTCTCTTTTGCACCAAAGGGTGTTAAGTTAGCTTCCAACAGTCCAAACACGCTATCTACCGTGATGGCTTATTGGACTCCAGAAACTAATAACCAGTCCTGTAAGGCTGTTATTATGGAGATGCCACACAAGAGAATTTTGAGAACTGTTAACTTGGTTCAAGTTACTGGCGTCAGCTTCCACTGGCAAAACGAGTCAGAATACTTGTGTGTTCAAGTAGATCGTCATACTAAGTCTAGAAAGACCATTTTCACTAATTTGGAAATCTGTAAGCTAACAGAGCGCGAAATTCCATTCGAGAAGGTCGAATTAAAGGACCGTTGTATGAGATTCGCATGGGAACCATCTAATGATAGATTTGTAACAATCTCTAAGAGCGAAAATGTTAACGATAACCCTGCTATTGCCAAGAATGTCGTTAGTTTCTATGCTCCAGAGAAGAAGGCTGACAAGGGTATTATAATATCAAAGGGCATTTCAGATATGAAGAAATGGAAGTTAGTTAAGGCTATTGAAGGAAAGTTCTCTAATGAAATCACCTGGTCACCAGCTGGTAGATTCGTTTGTGTGGCTGCTATCGGTAAGATGGGATCTAGAAACGAAAACCTTGATTTCTACGATTTGGACTTCCCAAGTGAGAAGATCATTAACTCAGCAACTGATGTTGCTGCTACCTTAAGGGACGTCGCTCACGTTAACTATGCAAATGCTACCGATTTCCAATGGGATTCCAGCGGTAGATTCATCAGTTTCTGGTCTTCTGCATGGAAACACAAGGCTGAAAATGGTTACAGGGTTTTCAATCTGTGCGGTAACTTGATCCGTGAGGAATTGATAACAGAGTTTAACAACTTCTTCTGGAGACCAAGACCAGAATGCACTTTGACCAACGCcgagaagaagaaggtcAGAAAGAACTTGAAGGAATGGGCAAGTCACTTCGAAGAACAAGATGCTATGGAAGCTGACAGTGCTACCAGAGAATTGATCTTGACGAGACGTACTTGGTTAGAAGAATGGTCTAAGTACAGATCCGAAACCTCTGACAGAATCAAGTCTGAAGGTGCTTCCACATTCGATGTCTGGAGCTTAAATGCAAACGAAAAAGACTTTGAAACAATTGAGGAAATCAAGGAATCGATTGTTGAGGAGTCTGTCGAGGAAGTCACCTCTTTTGACTAA
- the SPC72 gene encoding gamma-tubulin complex subunit SPC72 (Syntenic homolog of Ashbya gossypii ADR400W; Syntenic homolog of Saccharomyces cerevisiae YAL047C (SPC72)), giving the protein MFERDTILSPIDSSSGARSLLTPGKMMSPRMRSSLVLDDTPFLIRSHMLSSGDLSSGSRSEGLTDSENESDTGSRRVGSEDTTSLEPPKLDCTLTPWRQKYSPDSHSAMMKYSSVLSPIRPLSPLFQVDNEAMGSGSAAASAGAEIEHLRRQLTTYKIKVKTLAELLKQSNYEYVEYDVKSSESTGQLSDKLHEAMKDTNEHGNLEHMKTKNMELQANLNNKNKELIDLKQELLSNKQDYENMLEEVNTYMEHTESVSENINNMLDLLLENLELDEEEKDALSKACGLGSNYLDLKIKALSKTLSTLVHIYKENLKASSSNDSDVDSHSTINIEEDHQNNKGEVITDELNKEDNEECGDKANEASTPEQKPTVGIDVGIDMNNEVYLDNEVYQEDQDKGALNIEDQKFVPIMDPENSDVLSDSPQEMDTQLEIAIEGMHKEYQTFLQSMQGKLAENDGLAEQINTKLLKQRTLLKKLEDKISTQESANTSTVSRSESGLSTIDDMTSRASRELSKSYQDHIEALTSMLNRYKTELHDKDVEIDELRLRLKSEQNNLTVEDIKRLSIDETSRFKQIIRELEDKIYELKNDLRTCASDKEDLAKQIEQVQNDLNEKLADKDKELDDIQASLKLSIRKSSLYMEEKHKLLQKLRSLEEQHNILVNENISCKQKISNVNNASSVDEYCRAFKMLKSQLLAHLRRMFKIFENILQQDSIGQALRKLETVENIDSLFNSKKIMMKFESIYLFIENATESIVDEHIKLLLREKDKRMKRRPQLSQSPDSADGFDKHAKLRIDELTRKWSAERERRKLESDAAIDRIRFLEQENTQLREKIRNSGEHRR; this is encoded by the coding sequence ATGTTTGAAAGGGATACTATTCTTAGCCCGATAGATAGTTCTAGCGGGGCGCGAAGTCTGTTGACCCCTGGGAAAATGATGAGCCCACGGATGAGATCAAGCTTAGTGCTCGATGATACTCCCTTTCTGATAAGATCTCATATGTTGAGTTCCGGAGACTTGAGCAGTGGTAGTAGATCTGAAGGTCTTACAGATTCGGAAAACGAAAGTGATACGGGTAGTAGACGAGTAGGTAGCGAGGATACTACTAGCTTAGAGCCTCCAAAGCTTGACTGTACGCTAACACCGTGGAGACAAAAGTATTCGCCCGATTCGCATAGCGCAATGATGAAGTACTCCTCAGTGCTGTCCCCAATTAGGCCACTTAGTCCCCTATTTCAGGTGGATAACGAAGCGATGGGATCTGGGAGTGCTGCAGCATCCGCTGGTGCGGAGATCGAGCATCTAAGAAGGCAGCTTACGACTTATAAGATTAAGGTTAAGACACTTGCGGAGCTCCTAAAACAGTCAAACTATGAATATGTGGAATATGATGTTAAGTCTAGTGAATCCACGGGACAGCTTTCCGACAAGTTGCACGAAGCGATGAAGGATACTAATGAGCATGGCAATTTGGAGCATATGAAAACCAAGAATATGGAACTTCAGGCTAACTTGAACAATAAGAATAAAGAACTGATCGATTTAAAACAAGAATTATTATCAAACAAGCAGGACTATGAAAACATGCTAGAAGAAGTGAACACTTATATGGAACATACGGAATCGGTTTCCGAGAACATTAACAATATGTTGGATCTTTTGTTAGAAAATTTAGAATTGGACGAGGAAGAAAAAGATGCCTTGTCTAAGGCGTGTGGTTTGGGATCAAACTATTTGGACCTAAAAATTAAGGCATTATCGAAGACGTTGTCTACTTTGGTCCATATTTACAAGGAAAACCTGAAAGCTAGCTCAAGCAATGATAGTGACGTTGACTCTCATAGTACTATCAATATTGAGGAAGATCACCAAAATAATAAGGGTGAAGTCATCACAGATGAGTTGAACAAGGAGGATAATGAAGAATGCGGGGATAAGGCAAATGAGGCCAGTACTCCTGAACAGAAACCAACGGTTGGTATAGATGTTGGTATTGATATGAATAATGAGGTGTATCTTGATAATGAGGTGTATCAGGAAGACCAGGATAAGGGGGCATTAAATATTGAAGATCAAAAATTTGTACCAATAATGGACCCTGAAAATAGCGATGTATTATCGGACAGCCCACAAGAAATGGATACACAGCTGGAAATAGCCATTGAAGGTATGCATAAGGAATATCAAACGTTTCTGCAGTCAATGCAAGGTAAACTTGCTGAAAATGATGGATTGGCAGAACAAATTAACACCAAACTTTTAAAACAGCGAACACTGCTGAAAAAGCTAGAAGATAAAATATCAACACAAGAGTCTGCTAATACCTCTACAGTTAGTAGAAGCGAATCAGGCTTGTCTACCATTGATGATATGACTTCAAGGGCTAGTCGTGAGCTTTCGAAGTCATACCAGGATCACATCGAGGCATTAACTAGCATGTTGAATAGATATAAAACAGAACTGCATGACAAGGATGTAGAAATCGATGAGTTGAGATTGCGTCTAAAAAGCGAACAGAATAACCTAACAGTAGAAGACATAAAGCGGCTTTCCATAGATGAAACTTCGAGGTTTAAGCAGATAATTAGGGAATTGGAAGACAAAATATATGAGCTAAAGAACGACTTGCGAACCTGTGCAAGTGATAAGGAGGATTTGGCCAAGCAAATTGAGCAAGTACAAAACGACCTAAATGAGAAATTAGCTGATAAGGATAAGGAATTGGATGATATCCAGGCTTCTTTGAAGCTATCCATAAGAAAGTCCTCACTGTATATGGAAGAAAAACATAAATTACTACAAAAACTTCGCTCACTCGAAGAACAGCATAATATCCTTGTAAATGAGAATATTTCATGCAAGCAGAAGATTTCAAATGTTAACAACGCGAGCTCTGTTGACGAGTATTGCCGGGCATTTAAAATGCTAAAATCGCAGCTCCTAGCTCATCTGAGAAGGATGTTTAAGATATTCGAAAATATCTTACAACAAGATTCTATCGGTCAAGCATTAAGAAAGCTAGAGACCGTCGAAAACATCGACTCGCTGTTTAATAGCAAGAAGATTATGATGAAGTTTGAATCCATATATTTGTTTATTGAGAATGCTACAGAATCAATAGTGGATGAACACATTAAACTCCTGTTAAGAGAGAAGGACAAAAGAATGAAACGCAGGCCTCAGTTATCACAATCTCCGGACAGTGCCGATGGTTTCGATAAACATGCGAAGTTAAGGATCGATGAACTAACGAGAAAGTGGTCAGCTGAAAGAGAGCGCAGAAAACTAGAATCTGACGCTGCCATCGACAGGATACGTTTCCTTGAACAGGAAAATACTCAACTCCGCGAGAAGATACGAAACTCGGGAGAACATAGACGATGA
- the PRE10 gene encoding proteasome core particle subunit alpha 7 (Syntenic homolog of Ashbya gossypii ADR401C; Syntenic homolog of Saccharomyces cerevisiae YOR362C (PRE10); 1-intron in Ashbya gossypii) — protein sequence MTSIGTGYDLSNSVFSPDGRNFQVEYAVKAVENGATSIGIKCKDGVVFAVEKLITSKLLVPQKNKKIQTIDKHIGCVYSGLMPDGRHLVNVGRQEAANFRKFYRQPIMVSAFADRVGQYVQAHTLYNSVRPFGITAIFGGVDDDGAHLYMLEPSGAYWGYKGAATGKGRQSAKAELEKLVANGKPELSARDAVKEAARIIFVAHEDNKEKSFEVELSWCSLSETAGLHKEVPEDLFKEAIDYAKKEINEASDDDSSDEDSGDDEAQKDADGDVELA from the exons ATG ACTTCCATTGGTACTGGTTACGATCTCTCGAATAGTGTTTTCTCCCCTGATGGTAGAAACTTTCAGGTGGAATATGCAGTTAAAGCGGTAGAAAATGGCGCTACATCAATTGGTATTAAGTGCAAGGATGGTGTTGTTTTCGCCGTAGAAAAGCTAATTACATCAAAATTGTTGGTACCTCAGAAGAATAAGAAAATACAGACTATTGATAAACACATTGGGTGCGTTTACTCGGGATTAATGCCAGACGGGAGACACCTCGTAAATGTGGGACGCCAGGAAGCTGCCAATTTCAGAAAATTTTATCGCCAGCCCATAATGGTTTCCGCTTTTGCTGATCGTGTTGGACAGTATGTTCAAGCTCACACCTTATATAATAGTGTTAGACCTTTCGGTATCACGGCTATTTTTGGAGGAGTGGATGATGATGGTGCACACTTATACATGCTAGAACCTAGCGGAGCTTATTGGGGATATAAGGGTGCTGCTACAGGTAAGGGGAGACAGTCTGCAAAAGCGGAATTGGAAAAACTCGTGGCAAATGGTAAACCAGAGCTCTCGGCAAGAGATGCAGTAAAAGAGGCTGCTAGAATAATCTTTGTAGCTCATGAAGATAACAAAGAAAAGTCTTTTGAAGTCGAGTTAAGCTGGTGCTCTTTATCGGAGACAGCAGGTCTTCATAAGGAGGTGCCCGAAGATTTGTTTAAAGAAGCCATTGATTATGCTAAGAAGGAAATCAACGAAGCCAGTGATGATGATTCGAGTGATGAGGACTCTGGCGACGACGAGGCCCAGAAAGATGCTGACGGTGACGTTGAGCTAGCATAA